GGATTCCGGAACACCGCAGCCGGGTCGGCCTGCGGCCCGGCTGCGCCGTGCCGTGCCGTGCCGTGCCACGAGCGAAAGCGACGGCGGGCCGGACCAGGTCTCACCGCGTGGTCGTCGATGTCGCGCGCGGACCGCTCAACGCCGTCGCACCGAGACGATGTGCGCGACGGCGCGGTGCGGATCGAGCCGGACGTAGTTGGTCCGGCCCCAGTCCCACCGTGCCCCGGTGACCTCCTCATGGGCCGTGAAGCGGTCCTGCCACGCCATCCTCAGCTCGGGCAGGTCCAGCCACACCGTGCCCTCCTGTGGCACATCGGGATCAAGGGTGACCACCACGATGACGGCGTCCCCGGTCTCCGGGTCCGTCTTCGAATAGGCGATCAACGCCTCGTTGTCGACGTGATGGAAGCGCAGGGTGCGCAGCGTCGCCAGCGCCCGATTGCGCCGGCGGATCTCGTTGAGGGTGTGCAGCCACGGTTCGAGCGACCGGCCCTCGCGCAACGCCCGAGTGTGGTCCCGGGGTCGGAGTTCGTACTTCTCGGAGTCGAGGTATTCCTCGGAGCCGGGGCGGACGGGTTGGTTCTCGACGAGTTCGAAACCGGCGTAGACGCCCCAGCTGGGGGAGAGGGTGGCGGCGAGGGCGGCACGGATGGCGAAGGCGGCGGGACTCGCGTGGGCCAGTGAGGTGGGAAGGATGTCGGGGGTGTTGACGAACAGGTTGGGGCGGGCTTCGTGGGCGTGGTCGACGAGGTCTCGGCCGAACTCGGTGAGTTCGTGTTTGGTGGTGCGCCAGGTGAAGTAGGTGTAGTGCTGGGTGAAGCCGAGTCGGGAGAGTCCGTACATACGGGCGGGTCGGGTGAAGGCCTCGGACAGGAACAGCACGTCGGGGTGGCGGGTTCTGAGGTCGATGATCAGCCGGTGCCAGAACGCGGGCGGCTTCGTGTGGGGGTTGTCGACGCGGAAGATGCGGACGCCGTGGTCGATCCAGTGGGTGAGGACGCGGTGGATCTCGGCGTAGAGGCCGTCGGGGTCGTTGTCGAAGTCGAGCGGGTAGATGTCCTGGTATTTCTTGGGCGGGTTCTCGGCGTAGGCGATGGTGCCGTCGGGTCGGCGGGTGAACCATTCGGGGTGGTGGGTGACCCAGGGATGGTCGGGTGAGCATTGCAGTGCGAGATCCAGGGCGACCTCCAGTCCCAGTTCGGCCGCGCGGGTGACGAAGCGGTCGAAGTCGTCGAGGGTGCCGAGGTCGGGGTGGACGGCGTCGTGTCCGCCGTCGGGTGAGCCGATGGCCCAGGGGGAGCCGACATCCCGCGGGGTGGCGGTGAGGGTGTTGTTGGGTCCTTTGCGGTGGGTATGGCCGATGGGGTGGATCGGGGGGAGGTAGACGACGTCGAAGCCGAGGTCGGCGATGCGGTCGAGTTCGGCGATGGCGGTGCGGAAGGTGCCGTGGACGGGTCTGCCGGTCTGATCCCTGCCCCCGGTGGAACGGGGGAAGAACTCGTACCACGAACCGAACAGAGCCCGTTCCCGATCGACCCAGAGCTGATGGACCACTCCCCTGGTGACCAGTTCGCGCACCGGCTGTTCGGTCATCACCGTGTCGACGGGTTCGTCGAACGCGGGAGCCACCCGCTGTGGCAGCGGCCGATCCTGGTCGCGCAACGCCTCGACCGCCGTGGTCAGCGCCGCTCGCACTGCTCTGCTGCCCGGCCTGCGGACCACGCGCTCCAACAGTCGGGCGCCGGTCTCCAGGTCGTTGGCCAGTTCCACCGCGTCCTGACCGGCGCCGATCTTCGTCTCCACCGCATGCCGCCACGTCGCCCACGGATCCGACCACGTGTCCACTCGGAACGTCCACAGCCCCGGCCGGTCGGGGCGGATCACCGCCGACCAGCGATCCAGGCCGGGATCGACCGGCAGCATGCGGGTCTGCCGCGCGACGCGGTCGTCCGGGCCTCGCCAGGAGACGTGGGCCGCCTGCTGATCATGGCCCTCCCGCCACAGGGTGGCCTGGATCGGAACGTGTTCGCCGACCACCGCCTTGGCCGGATACCGACCGAGGCTGATCACTGGTGACACCTCGTCGACGACCAGTCGTCCGCTCACCGCGACGTCCCTTCCGTGGTGGGTTGACGGTCTCATCCTGCCCTGCCGACGCTCGGGAAGATCGGCACGGGGCGGCCCGGCTCTCGGCCGCATCGGTGATCAATCCTGCGTCAACCGGCCGTTCTCTGCCTGTTGAGCCTGAAACCACCGGATCGGTGGAAGACGGCGGGCGGCCTGCGGTGAACGCGTCGTGGAACATCCGCCGTCGGCGTGAGTTTCCCGCACTCCCGTGGCAGCACACCGTGGTCCGCCAAGCACGGACGGTGTGAATCACGTGCCGCATCGTCGATGCTCGTCAAGCGGACCCGGGCCGTCAAGGGTTGGCTGACCGGGTGGCGGACGAGCCCGGAACGGAGGCCGACGATGCGGATCGCGATTCTCGGCACCGGCGCCCTGGCGGGCGGGCTCGCCGATCGACTGCTGCGTGGCGGTCATGAAGTCGTCGTGTTCGGCCGAACGACCGAGCGGGCCGAGCGACTCGCGGGGCTGCTCAGCGCGGCGGGACCGCGCGCCGTGGTGG
This genomic stretch from Actinoalloteichus hoggarensis harbors:
- a CDS encoding maltotransferase domain-containing protein, which gives rise to MSGRLVVDEVSPVISLGRYPAKAVVGEHVPIQATLWREGHDQQAAHVSWRGPDDRVARQTRMLPVDPGLDRWSAVIRPDRPGLWTFRVDTWSDPWATWRHAVETKIGAGQDAVELANDLETGARLLERVVRRPGSRAVRAALTTAVEALRDQDRPLPQRVAPAFDEPVDTVMTEQPVRELVTRGVVHQLWVDRERALFGSWYEFFPRSTGGRDQTGRPVHGTFRTAIAELDRIADLGFDVVYLPPIHPIGHTHRKGPNNTLTATPRDVGSPWAIGSPDGGHDAVHPDLGTLDDFDRFVTRAAELGLEVALDLALQCSPDHPWVTHHPEWFTRRPDGTIAYAENPPKKYQDIYPLDFDNDPDGLYAEIHRVLTHWIDHGVRIFRVDNPHTKPPAFWHRLIIDLRTRHPDVLFLSEAFTRPARMYGLSRLGFTQHYTYFTWRTTKHELTEFGRDLVDHAHEARPNLFVNTPDILPTSLAHASPAAFAIRAALAATLSPSWGVYAGFELVENQPVRPGSEEYLDSEKYELRPRDHTRALREGRSLEPWLHTLNEIRRRNRALATLRTLRFHHVDNEALIAYSKTDPETGDAVIVVVTLDPDVPQEGTVWLDLPELRMAWQDRFTAHEEVTGARWDWGRTNYVRLDPHRAVAHIVSVRRR